From Mastacembelus armatus chromosome 9, fMasArm1.2, whole genome shotgun sequence:
AAAGTCAAGTGACATTACCACTGACTTTCTATAATGCAGTTATCCACACATGTGGCTTTTCTATACAGGTTTATATTAGGAACTAATTAAGACCTTTGCAAATCTATCATTTGCATATACATAAGATATCCATACAGTAGGTGTTGTTTGTAATTTGGGTGTTTTGCTGTAATCTGATGTCACCTCAGGTGAATGTGAtcatgtttatatgtgtaaatCCAAAAAGTATGTGCTAATATGCATTAAAAGTTTCACTTGTACAGTCAttgagttttctgttttctttgccaTATTCTGACAGAACTGACCAATACCAGGTTGACTTGCTCTCTGAAGCAGGGGTCATGTGGCTCCAAACGGTTGGAGCTTGTACCTCTTAAAATGAGCCAATGTCTGCCACATGATGGATCCCACTGACCTTGTTGATCCCCTCACTTTTCCTCCAGCTTCACCAGCATGTCGCCGTCACTGgttctgtgattttttttaaaaataaaaacagactgacaTGCAACATGTCCATATTTCTTTTAGCACAAACTCAACTTTCAACATTGTGTCAATGTAAAGTCAAAAGTGTAATACGTCCAGTACTTTGAACGAGCCATATCAACTAATTCCTCTGGAACATGTCACGTGTCTGCAACTGGACTTTTAATGCAgggtatgattttttttttttcattacaaacaTAAGTTTCTATAGCACTTGTCCCTTTAATATAGGTAAAAGATTAACTTAGTTAATGCATTCACTCCTTTTTTGTCTGTTAAATATCAGAAACATGATGTCCCAAGATAAAACTTAACTGTTTTGTCCAATTAACAGATCAAAGCCCCCAAAAATTAGTCAATGTTGTCCCAATGTTTTTGCCTTAACATAACTTCAAACAAGTATTCTATAGCTGATAAGAAATCTCTACATTAATTGATTGCACAAAAGTATTGATTATTTTACCAATGAAATGGTCTTCCACCAAAACATCACAGACACAGTTTGTGATGCATGAgtgtacaaaaacacactttaattaAAACCTTTAATTACCAAAATAACAAGTTCAACATTCCCAAATTCACAGACCAAACCTTGCACACAATTACACCCTCTCCAAAGGAAAAGTGCAATCTGCTCAGCTACTGTTCATGATTGTAAGGGACAGCAGCAATGTCGACTTTGTGTGGGTGCAGTATGGAGCTACTTCAAAATGAGCAGGATTAGGGGAAAAGAATACCAAACCAAACTGAGTTTGACAGGTGGAGAAGATGGGGGATATAACATAAGTAGTGCCATAAGGCTTCTTGTCATGCTCTGGTTCAACAGGGACAGGGAGTTCAGGCAAATCTATGCAGATTCAACACATTTCAAACCACCTGGCAGGAAAATAACAAACTACCCCAATCAAAGGGACATTTCAATGATCTGATAGTTACacaatttaaatggaaaaaaatagatATATACATCTCATATGGATCAATATATGCAAATGTACATTAGTAAGTTGTTATTTCTATATACTTTCTATACCACAGGTTTCAGCAAACTTTTCACTATATCTTTGAATAGTTAGTTCAATACATTACTCCTACATGAGAGGGAATCAAAGTATTAAGACACTTCATTCCACTCCCAACGATATACAACAatgagaaaaattaaaaacattcattgtTTCACATCCACAGTTCAGCTGGAAAATAGGGAAGATGTTTGGATGAGTTAGCACcggtttttgtcttttgtctccaCTAAAATGCTGAGAGAGGTGACAGCGGAGATTAGCTATTGCTGTAATGACAgactttgttcattttaatgtgtaatgCTTTGCAATAACTGCTTCTATAACAAAATAAGCAAATTAAGTTAAAATGAAGAATGCAACAACTTCATCTTAAATCGCCAGTATTGATCACCACCCTTGAATTCTTGAGTCACAATGGCTGAGCACCTGCTCATTTGTAGGCTGAGTAACACTACACTTGAAATTATACAAAAAGAACAGTGATTTCTAATTAGCTTTTTCCACTGACCTAAAAAAAGTTCAGTCAAGTTCAGACAATAATAAAGTGAATTCACTCTAGCTCTGCCAGTGGGGTTGTGAGCAGTGGTACAGTGTCAATGTGCTGAAGAATCAACAGACACACTGGCCCACCCATTAGAGGGGGGAAAATGGGTGAGAATCATAAGGATAATGACCCATTATTTAGTTCCTAGTTCACGtaccctttctctctctcattctacTGTGgacaggttgtgtgtgtgtgtgtgtgtgtgtgtgtgtgtgtgtgcgcgcgtgtcTCCTCTGTGTTACTAAGATACGTCACTTGCAGCAGTTGTAAGGAGAGGTGCTCTAAAGAGGACTCAGCAGAGCCAAGCACCAGCTACACTTCACAGGCAGATCAGAGGCTGAGGAATTGCGTTGAACAAAGCTGCACATGGCTGCGTGCCACACATTCTTTGTGTTGAAAATTTGTAAGAAAAGCAAATGTAGGAATGACCACACAGAGATATGTTTACTTGCCTCTGAGTCACAAGGAGTACAATCCTATGCTCTGCCCACTGGTGAAACCAGAGTCCAATtcttcagaaaaacacatttcttatAACATTTCACTGTGCAAATAAAGTGAGAATTTAGGGAGTAGAAACATGGAACATCACAAAATAAGTCTTTATGAGCTGCATGGTGGAGTTAAGGTACAGTCTCAGTTTGGGCCGCTGCCCTGAAGCAGGTGCTGTGGTGTTGCAAAGGTGCATTAGGACTTGAAAACGTGTACGGCTCTCACGACATACTGCCTGCAGATCGGGCACTCGCTCATCCTCTTACCACACTTGGTGCAGGTGACCATGTGGCCGCATTCCAGGAGAACACAGTCGATCATGGCGTCCATACAGATCCTGCAGAGGTTCTCGTCGTGGATTGTCAGTGGGCCCTTCTCACCGTCTGCAAGACGAAGGGTAAGACAATTGGAAACGTTAAGAAacaatgcaaaaaacaaaatactctGCAGCTTAAGCAAACCCTTTATCTTATCCAGTGTATCTTATCTTGGGAAAGTCATGTTTACAATCGCCTGAAAAATTACAATGCCTGTTATGGCTATGTGTCAAGATATTTCCATGACAACCACACTGGAAACGTGCCGTTAAGGGAATGACTATACATGGCTAAAATGCTCCTCAGTATAATTAGCTTTCCATATCAAGCACATGAAGAGATGACCAATGGAAACTGATCGCATGGTGGACCAATGTCCCATGTGAATGACAAATGTAACTGAActattacaaaaaaatgaacattCATTCTTATTCACAGTGAATGCGATTCAACCAGAGGGTCACATATGAGGatttcacaaaacagaaaagttgCATCATGTTTGGGTACAGGTTCACAGTAAATTCagatgtggtggtggtgatgttaGACTTTGTACAATGGAGTGATGAGCCACAGGAGGTATGTGTGACTGCAGCAGTGACGTGCAAGAAATCCACAAGCCTTACCTCCAATGGCACCGTTGCAGACAGGAGGGGGGAAGGCCACCACTTTAGTGTGGAAGGAGTGAAGCAAGCAAGAGACATTACATCATGACTCTGAATGGGTAAACTCACTTGAATGAGTCTGCCCATGTTTAGAAGTGAGCTGTGTAGGTACTGCAAATTATCATTACTCAACTGGTGTAATGTAATCAGAAGCAACAAAGATATTAGGTTATTCAGGTTAAAAACAGGATGTGGCTCTTAACATCTAGAACAGTGCAAACAGATGCATGTCAGCTTACCTGTGGTTACAGTACTGCTCACATTTTccactgcaaaacagaaatcagaCTCAGCGCAGAAAAAGTACCGGGCAGGGGTCaatatttcaattaaaactaACACTATATGAGATCttttattcaaaaacaaattaaatgaagtATGATGATTCATAATTATCAActaataaataatgcaaaaaaaactGCCAACAGCATTATCAAGCACAGTATTTACACAGTGACTAAATTAAAACCCACATGATTTCCTGTTCTCCTCGGTCTCTCTGTACAGTCTGCTGACACGCTCCACCAGCTCCCACTTCTCGCAGCACCCTGAATAGTTGACAAAGTTCCTGGCCAGGATTTCCTTCAACTGCCTGACAGACAGGCCCTCGATGTCCCTCAAGCTGGAGATGTCTGAGAGAGATGCTCTCGCCCGCCGACGCGTCTGAGGGCTCACCTATACATTAACATTATAAATTGGAATGAGCACTAAAATTACACTTTATTAAAAAGTATATTATACTTTGTGTTTTCctcgttttgttttttatgactTTATCCTGCTTGTTCAgaattcactgcttttctttatcACTGCTTATTTTTTGCAAAAACCCCTTTTTGACTTTAATTTGAACATCTGAAGCATAATGCGTTCCGCAGTTTGCAAGATATAGCAATTTTTGCAGCAGggggttttttaaaaaattgtgcTTAGCTAAATATGTGTGATAAAGAATCTATGGCcaataaactgttttttgttttttttcaattcagATTCTGCCCATAAATGTTAAGAATTATGCATGGGCTTCCCTGCATGCcaaaaacactaaattaaatataatgcTGCTTCAATTAAATATCAATATGAAACATATTTGTAATGTAATTGTCAATACTTCACAGAGTCACAGATCACCTCAGGAGTGTGTTCACTGGGGTCCAGGTTGAGAAGAGTCTCTGATGTGGCGTCACCTATGTCctgcaacacagcaacaacaacaaacatgagCATGCACTAAACGCACAGAACAAGCCAGTTAACTGAGGATTAGGATTAGACACCTCTGCAGCCAGCCCATTGATTCCTTAGCAAAACAATACTTCATACCTTCCATTCATAGAAAGGCTTAGTGCTCCCTAAGCAGGCCAAGTGCAAGTATTTATAGTGGATCCTCTCTCCTTGGAGCTCAGATCCCTTTTCAGTGCTAGTTGTGGTACTtcatattctctttttttttttcttttatctctttGCTTTCTGGAATCCTgatcactttcttttttttacagtttactACAAACCCCAGAAAAGCCAGGATGAAATAAGGAACAATAAACCTTGCTTCAACACtttgtttctatatttgtctATGGCGTCATGTCAAGTGGTTCCCATAGACTATTTATGGCAGCTCAACAAATAGTCTCCCTGGAATGATGTACTAACATTTCCATAAATTACATAAAGACGTGGAAAAACACTAAATCTGGACTCTTCAGAAATGTAACCTTTGTACCCCTAGACCAGCTTTCACCTgtcatgttattaaaaaaacaaaacaaaacaagaaaggtCATATAATGACACGATAAAACATTGTGACTAGAAGTTAAGCTTCTGTGTTTCAGCAGGTAAATACATGGatcttgaatattttaaagctGGTTCTGACCTGGTTGTTATCAGAACTATCACTCCTGCTGAGTGGTTCCTCATGAGAGGCGACAAAAGCAGACAGCTCAGAGGCAGATTGTGTGGTAGAAGGGGTCGGTGTATACAGGGAACGTGAATGGAGACTGCCTGTGTCTtggtcctcctcttcctcgaTGCCTTGGTGACAGAGCACCAAGTCTACCAGGTCTTCCTTTTCCCTGCAGGTATCGGTGGGGATGTTACGAAGCAGCAAGTATTGACGCAGGTCCTTTACTCGTAGACGCATGAGTCGTGGCCGCTGAAAGGCTGTTGCTTTTAGTAAATG
This genomic window contains:
- the rnf34a gene encoding E3 ubiquitin-protein ligase RNF34a isoform X1 produces the protein MKAGASSMWASCCGLLNEVMGTGAVRGQQPGFGAGAGPFRFAPSAGYSTYPPTSSGSPGLVCKACGQAFSVFRRKYICCDCKRSFCSVCSLLLENLRICATCHLLKATAFQRPRLMRLRVKDLRQYLLLRNIPTDTCREKEDLVDLVLCHQGIEEEEDQDTGSLHSRSLYTPTPSTTQSASELSAFVASHEEPLSRSDSSDNNQDIGDATSETLLNLDPSEHTPEVSPQTRRRARASLSDISSLRDIEGLSVRQLKEILARNFVNYSGCCEKWELVERVSRLYRETEENRKSLENVSSTVTTVVAFPPPVCNGAIGDGEKGPLTIHDENLCRICMDAMIDCVLLECGHMVTCTKCGKRMSECPICRQYVVRAVHVFKS
- the rnf34a gene encoding E3 ubiquitin-protein ligase RNF34a isoform X2, which gives rise to MKAGASSMWASCCGLLNEVMGTGAVRGQQPGFGAGAGPFRFAPSAGYSTYPPTSSGSPGLVCKACGQAFSVFRRKYICCDCKRSFCSVCSLLLENLRICATCHLLKATAFQRPRLMRLRVKDLRQYLLLRNIPTDTCREKEDLVDLVLCHQGIEEEEDQDTGSLHSRSLYTPTPSTTQSASELSAFVASHEEPLSRSDSSDNNQDIGDATSETLLNLDPSEHTPEVSPQTRRRARASLSDISSLRDIEGLSVRQLKEILARNFVNYSGCCEKWELVERVSRLYRETEENRKSLENVSSTVTTDGEKGPLTIHDENLCRICMDAMIDCVLLECGHMVTCTKCGKRMSECPICRQYVVRAVHVFKS
- the rnf34a gene encoding E3 ubiquitin-protein ligase RNF34a isoform X3 codes for the protein MWASCCGLLNEVMGTGAVRGQQPGFGAGAGPFRFAPSAGYSTYPPTSSGSPGLVCKACGQAFSVFRRKYICCDCKRSFCSVCSLLLENLRICATCHLLKATAFQRPRLMRLRVKDLRQYLLLRNIPTDTCREKEDLVDLVLCHQGIEEEEDQDTGSLHSRSLYTPTPSTTQSASELSAFVASHEEPLSRSDSSDNNQDIGDATSETLLNLDPSEHTPEVSPQTRRRARASLSDISSLRDIEGLSVRQLKEILARNFVNYSGCCEKWELVERVSRLYRETEENRKSLENVSSTVTTDGEKGPLTIHDENLCRICMDAMIDCVLLECGHMVTCTKCGKRMSECPICRQYVVRAVHVFKS